In a single window of the Bacillus clarus genome:
- a CDS encoding penicillin acylase family protein, with translation MEVVVKQRPKRSKKKKILIWSSSIVLFLFICVAIFLNVFTMKSMPKIEGTIKLDGLQHSVTVKRDGKGVPHIKAENAHDLYFSQGYVQAQDRLFQMDLSRRQASGALSEVVGEAAVDKDKLFRTLGLRRAAEASLSQYDGEAKYALQSFTDGVNTFIHETKEEKKFPVEFTLLGYEPAEWSPIDSLTIGKYMAFDLGGHWHGQAFRYWALKNLSKEQASELFPAYPKDAPRLLAELNNVDVNVVQSFSKTVIPPEFNGSNNWVVSGEKSVSGKPILADDPHLSLATPSIWYQTQLETKDVNVSGVIFAGVPGVMLGHNKEIAWGVTNTGPDVQDLYIEKRNPNNENEFLYNDKWEKATVVDESIKVKGGKTVPYRVMITRHGPVISEFADKSKDKEKTVFALKWTALEPSAELKAVLNMNKAKNWSEFESALEDFHTPTQNFLFAAADGTIAYKANGNIPIRKKGDGSLPVPGWTDEYEWEGYIPFDKLPKVINPKQGFISTANNKIVNDDYPYHISNTWAQPYRQMRIQEFLQEKDKYTVKDLENLQMDQKNLYAKEFVPIFLNELNKMTLSDVEKKGVKELTKWNFYDSKDEAAPLIFHLLMKEISNTLFSKEIPKDVMGLFEGKQQVVDELIRKQVIGEDSAWFSKYGGFTEVLHTSYANVMKKLQKQYGTNVVDWEWGEYHKLSFTHPISRSSHILAFFFNREEPVPIGGSKVTVQAASYEDDGIVNHGASWRFVIDTKDMSNGYHIVGPGQSGHFRSAWYHDQINDWVNGEYHPTTLNTDGMDGKVLTLKPK, from the coding sequence ATGGAAGTCGTTGTAAAGCAGAGACCGAAAAGAAGTAAGAAGAAAAAAATTCTTATTTGGTCTAGTAGTATTGTTCTTTTTTTGTTTATTTGTGTTGCGATTTTTTTGAACGTATTTACGATGAAATCCATGCCAAAGATAGAGGGAACAATAAAACTAGACGGTTTACAACATTCAGTTACGGTAAAACGAGATGGTAAAGGTGTACCTCATATTAAAGCTGAAAATGCACATGATTTATATTTTTCTCAAGGATATGTGCAAGCGCAAGATCGTTTGTTTCAAATGGATTTAAGTAGAAGACAAGCTTCTGGGGCGTTAAGTGAAGTTGTTGGAGAGGCAGCAGTTGATAAAGATAAGTTATTTCGCACGTTAGGTCTGAGACGTGCAGCAGAAGCGTCTTTAAGTCAATATGATGGGGAGGCGAAGTACGCTTTACAGTCGTTTACCGATGGGGTAAATACTTTTATACATGAAACGAAAGAAGAGAAGAAATTTCCAGTTGAGTTTACTCTATTAGGCTATGAACCAGCTGAATGGTCACCAATTGATTCTTTAACGATTGGAAAGTATATGGCTTTTGACTTAGGAGGACATTGGCATGGGCAAGCGTTCCGATATTGGGCACTAAAAAACCTTTCAAAGGAGCAAGCTTCTGAGCTGTTTCCAGCTTATCCGAAAGATGCACCTAGATTATTAGCTGAACTAAATAATGTGGATGTGAATGTAGTACAAAGCTTTTCAAAGACGGTTATTCCGCCTGAATTTAATGGTAGTAATAATTGGGTTGTAAGCGGGGAGAAAAGTGTGTCTGGCAAGCCGATTTTAGCAGATGATCCTCATCTTTCACTTGCGACGCCATCAATATGGTATCAGACGCAGTTAGAAACGAAAGATGTAAATGTGAGCGGAGTTATTTTTGCAGGCGTTCCGGGTGTTATGTTAGGGCATAATAAAGAAATTGCTTGGGGCGTTACGAATACAGGACCAGATGTACAAGATTTATATATTGAAAAGAGAAATCCTAATAATGAAAATGAATTTTTGTATAACGATAAGTGGGAAAAGGCAACCGTTGTTGATGAATCTATTAAAGTAAAGGGCGGAAAAACAGTCCCTTATAGAGTTATGATTACGAGACATGGTCCGGTTATTTCAGAATTTGCGGATAAGAGTAAGGATAAAGAAAAAACAGTTTTCGCCTTAAAATGGACAGCTTTAGAACCTTCAGCTGAATTAAAGGCAGTATTAAATATGAATAAAGCAAAAAATTGGAGTGAATTTGAATCCGCTCTAGAAGACTTTCATACGCCTACTCAAAACTTTTTATTTGCGGCAGCAGATGGAACGATTGCCTATAAAGCAAATGGAAATATCCCGATCCGTAAAAAAGGTGATGGTAGTTTACCTGTACCTGGATGGACAGACGAATATGAATGGGAAGGATATATCCCATTTGATAAGCTTCCAAAGGTGATAAATCCAAAACAAGGTTTTATTTCGACAGCTAATAATAAAATTGTGAATGACGATTATCCTTACCATATTAGTAATACGTGGGCGCAGCCGTACCGACAAATGCGTATTCAAGAGTTTTTACAAGAGAAGGATAAATATACAGTTAAAGACTTAGAGAACTTACAAATGGATCAAAAAAATTTATACGCAAAAGAGTTTGTTCCAATATTTTTAAATGAGTTAAATAAGATGACTTTATCAGACGTAGAGAAAAAGGGGGTAAAGGAATTAACGAAGTGGAATTTTTACGATAGTAAAGATGAAGCAGCACCATTAATTTTTCATTTATTAATGAAGGAAATCTCTAATACATTATTCTCAAAAGAAATACCGAAAGATGTGATGGGATTATTTGAAGGGAAGCAACAAGTCGTGGATGAATTAATTCGTAAACAAGTAATTGGTGAAGATAGTGCTTGGTTTTCTAAGTATGGAGGCTTCACAGAAGTTTTACATACATCATATGCAAATGTAATGAAGAAGCTTCAAAAACAATATGGAACGAATGTAGTAGATTGGGAGTGGGGAGAATATCATAAACTTTCTTTTACACATCCTATTTCAAGATCTTCTCATATACTTGCGTTCTTTTTTAATCGTGAAGAACCTGTTCCGATTGGAGGGAGTAAAGTTACGGTTCAAGCAGCGAGCTACGAGGATGACGGTATTGTAAATCACGGTGCTTCTTGGCGATTTGTTATTGATACGAAAGATATGTCAAACGGTTATCATATAGTAGGACCAGGACAATCAGGGCATTTTAGAAGTGCCTGGTATCATGATCAAATAAATGATTGGGTGAATGGAGAGTATCATCCGACTACTCTGAATACAGACGGAATGGACGGAAAAGTATTAACTTTAAAGCCGAAATAA
- a CDS encoding Lsa family ABC-F type ribosomal protection protein: MSMIKVQDLTFSYPGSFDNIFEGVNFQIDTDWKLGFIGRNGRGKTTFFNLLLGNYEYSGKITSSVEFNYFPYPVSDKNKFTHEILEEICPQAEDWEFLREISYLNVDAEVMYRPFKTLSNGEQTKVLLAALFLNEGQFLLIDEPTNHLDTDARKMVSDYLRKKKGFILISHDRIFLDGCVDHILSINRANIEVQSGNYSSWKLNFDRQQEHEEATNERLQKDIGRLKQSSKRSASWSHQVEASKNGTRNSGSKLDKGFVGHKAAKMMKKAKNLEARQQKAIEEKSKLLKNVEKTESLKLEQLKFHSNELIVLADVSVKYDDQIVNEPISFIVEQSDRIVLDGKNGSGKSSILKLILGHLIQHTGSVNLGSGLIISYVQQDTSHLKGSLSDFIEEHGIDEPLFKSILRKMDFDRIQFEKDISHYSGGQKKKLLIAKSLCEKAHLYIWDEPLNFIDIYSRIQIEELIQQFNPTMVIVEHDKAFQQTVTTKTISM; encoded by the coding sequence ATGTCAATGATAAAAGTTCAAGACTTAACTTTTTCATATCCAGGTAGCTTTGATAATATTTTTGAAGGTGTAAACTTTCAAATAGATACGGATTGGAAACTAGGATTTATCGGTAGAAACGGACGAGGTAAAACGACATTCTTTAATTTATTATTAGGGAATTATGAGTATAGTGGGAAAATCACTTCTTCGGTAGAATTTAATTATTTCCCTTACCCAGTTTCAGATAAGAACAAGTTTACTCATGAAATCCTTGAAGAAATTTGTCCCCAAGCAGAAGATTGGGAATTTCTTCGTGAAATATCCTATTTAAATGTTGATGCCGAGGTCATGTACCGACCATTTAAAACATTATCAAATGGAGAACAAACAAAGGTGTTGCTTGCTGCACTGTTTTTGAATGAAGGTCAATTTCTATTAATTGATGAGCCAACAAATCATCTAGATACTGATGCACGAAAGATGGTCTCTGATTATTTAAGGAAGAAAAAAGGATTTATTTTAATTTCACATGACAGAATCTTTTTAGACGGATGCGTTGACCATATCTTATCTATAAATAGAGCAAACATTGAAGTTCAAAGTGGTAACTATTCTTCTTGGAAGTTAAATTTTGATAGACAGCAAGAACACGAAGAGGCTACAAATGAGCGTCTACAAAAAGACATAGGGAGATTAAAACAGTCTTCCAAGCGTTCAGCAAGTTGGTCTCATCAAGTGGAAGCTTCCAAAAATGGAACAAGGAATTCAGGATCTAAGTTAGATAAGGGGTTTGTAGGACATAAAGCTGCCAAGATGATGAAGAAAGCGAAGAATCTTGAAGCAAGGCAACAAAAGGCGATTGAAGAAAAGTCAAAATTACTAAAAAATGTGGAGAAAACTGAGTCATTAAAATTAGAACAATTGAAATTTCACTCAAATGAATTGATTGTTTTAGCTGATGTATCTGTTAAGTATGATGACCAAATAGTGAATGAGCCAATTAGCTTCATAGTTGAACAAAGTGACCGAATTGTACTTGATGGAAAAAATGGGAGCGGGAAAAGTAGTATCCTAAAACTAATTCTAGGACATCTGATACAGCATACAGGCTCAGTTAATTTAGGTTCAGGGCTCATTATTTCCTATGTCCAACAAGATACTTCTCATTTAAAAGGGTCGTTATCGGACTTTATTGAAGAGCACGGGATTGATGAGCCGTTATTTAAATCCATCCTACGTAAGATGGATTTTGACCGAATTCAATTTGAGAAAGATATATCTCATTATTCTGGTGGACAAAAGAAAAAGCTGCTTATCGCTAAAAGTTTATGTGAAAAAGCTCATTTATATATATGGGATGAACCATTAAATTTTATTGATATTTATTCGCGCATACAGATTGAAGAGCTTATTCAACAATTTAATCCCACAATGGTTATTGTTGAACATGATAAGGCATTTCAACAAACAGTTACAACAAAAACTATATCTATGTAG
- a CDS encoding NETI motif-containing protein, with protein MTKQPNKKKFEVLENETITDCLARMEKEAYAPSRRMEEPIFHEVKKDGKTVVEPCGRKIVFEGKLK; from the coding sequence ATGACAAAACAACCTAATAAGAAAAAATTTGAAGTACTAGAAAACGAAACCATAACAGACTGTTTAGCACGTATGGAAAAAGAGGCATATGCGCCTTCTCGTCGTATGGAAGAGCCCATCTTTCATGAAGTGAAGAAAGATGGGAAAACAGTAGTTGAACCGTGCGGAAGAAAAATTGTTTTTGAGGGGAAATTGAAGTAA
- a CDS encoding MFS transporter gives MSIRFTFWIMVGIVAISGLSQGMLLPAIAMIFEQEGVRSSYNGIHATALYIGILFISPWLEKPMQRFGMKPIIVIGGCLVIISLFFFTQTFSFWAWFILRFLVGVGDHMLHVGTQTWITTTSDPSKIGRQVSIYGVFFGIGFAVGPYLASTVQYGLATPFIISTILCLIGWLLLLPTKNAFPEQDEAGSKNESSFSRYKQVIGLAWIALIGPLAYGVLEAMLNSNLPVYALRKGWSVADVSFLLPAFAIGGIITQIPLGILSDRYGRDRILTWTFSISTIIFLFAAVFDQYYWIVFGCMLLAGMVIGSCFSLGLGFMTDLLPRHLLPAGNILSGIAFSIGSIMGPVLGGIFIEKIQYTSFFIAVMIIMGILALLYIMYMKSQFASRKIESRLGHDKTT, from the coding sequence ATGTCAATACGGTTTACATTTTGGATTATGGTCGGTATTGTTGCGATTTCTGGATTGTCGCAAGGGATGCTTTTACCTGCAATCGCAATGATTTTTGAACAAGAAGGGGTTCGTTCAAGTTATAACGGTATTCATGCGACGGCATTATACATTGGAATTTTATTTATTTCACCGTGGTTAGAAAAACCGATGCAACGATTTGGAATGAAGCCAATTATAGTAATTGGTGGTTGTCTCGTTATTATTTCATTATTCTTTTTCACACAAACATTTTCATTTTGGGCATGGTTTATTCTTAGGTTTTTAGTTGGAGTAGGAGATCATATGCTTCATGTCGGGACACAAACATGGATTACAACAACATCTGATCCGAGTAAGATAGGTAGGCAAGTATCTATATACGGTGTGTTCTTTGGAATTGGCTTTGCAGTTGGTCCATATTTAGCGAGCACTGTACAGTACGGTCTTGCAACGCCGTTTATCATATCTACTATACTTTGTTTAATCGGATGGCTCTTATTACTACCAACGAAAAATGCATTTCCAGAACAAGATGAGGCAGGATCAAAAAATGAATCATCATTTTCTCGTTATAAGCAAGTCATTGGATTAGCGTGGATTGCGCTTATTGGTCCTCTTGCGTATGGTGTACTTGAGGCAATGTTAAATAGTAATTTACCAGTGTATGCACTTCGGAAAGGATGGTCTGTTGCTGATGTCTCCTTTTTACTACCTGCATTTGCAATCGGAGGAATTATTACGCAAATTCCGCTCGGTATATTAAGTGATAGGTACGGAAGAGATCGTATTTTAACGTGGACATTCAGCATAAGTACAATTATTTTCTTATTTGCTGCAGTATTTGATCAATATTACTGGATCGTATTTGGATGTATGCTTTTAGCAGGTATGGTAATTGGATCGTGCTTCTCTTTAGGTCTTGGATTTATGACAGACTTATTGCCGAGACACTTATTACCAGCTGGGAATATATTGTCGGGAATCGCCTTTAGTATAGGTAGTATTATGGGACCTGTATTAGGAGGTATATTTATAGAAAAAATACAGTATACAAGCTTTTTTATAGCGGTTATGATTATAATGGGAATTCTTGCACTGTTATATATCATGTATATGAAAAGTCAATTTGCATCAAGAAAAATAGAAAGTAGGTTAGGGCATGACAAAACAACCTAA
- a CDS encoding alpha/beta fold hydrolase, with protein MIKPATMEFVSLSNGETIAYQEVGRQNKEILVLIHGNMTSSQHWDLVIEKLQDRYHIYAMDLRGFGQSTYHKSIDSLQDFVEDIKLFIDELQLEKFSLMGWSMGGGVAMEFTATHPKLVEKVILVESVGMKGYPIFKKDINGQPIVSSLLKTKEEIAQDPVQIAPVLDAIKNMNKLYYRTIWNLLIYTHNQPEPERYEKYLDDMLTQRNFVDVNYSLITFNISDEHNGVVQGNGHIHRLQVPTLVVQGDRDYVVPQVVGEELAKNLPNAKLVILEDCGHSPFIDCLDEFIGHVTKWLDSK; from the coding sequence ATGATTAAGCCTGCAACAATGGAGTTTGTTTCATTATCAAATGGAGAAACGATCGCATATCAAGAGGTTGGAAGGCAAAATAAAGAAATACTTGTACTCATTCATGGAAATATGACATCTTCCCAACATTGGGATTTAGTTATTGAGAAGTTACAAGATCGATACCATATTTATGCTATGGATTTAAGAGGTTTTGGACAATCAACTTATCATAAGTCGATAGATTCGTTGCAAGACTTTGTAGAGGATATAAAACTATTTATAGATGAATTACAATTAGAGAAATTTTCATTAATGGGGTGGTCAATGGGCGGGGGGGTTGCGATGGAATTTACTGCAACTCATCCGAAACTTGTAGAGAAAGTAATTTTAGTAGAATCAGTTGGGATGAAAGGATATCCAATTTTCAAAAAGGATATTAATGGGCAACCAATTGTATCAAGCTTACTAAAAACGAAAGAAGAGATTGCACAAGATCCAGTACAAATTGCCCCGGTTCTAGACGCAATAAAAAACATGAATAAACTATACTATCGTACAATCTGGAATCTTTTAATTTATACTCATAATCAACCAGAACCAGAGCGTTACGAAAAATATTTAGATGATATGTTAACGCAGCGTAATTTTGTTGACGTAAACTACTCTTTAATTACATTTAATATTTCAGATGAACATAATGGAGTTGTGCAAGGGAATGGACACATCCATCGCCTTCAAGTACCAACACTTGTTGTACAAGGTGATCGTGATTATGTAGTTCCGCAAGTAGTTGGAGAGGAATTAGCAAAAAACCTTCCGAATGCGAAGTTAGTCATATTAGAAGATTGCGGACATTCTCCGTTTATTGATTGTTTAGATGAATTCATTGGGCATGTAACAAAGTGGTTAGATAGTAAATAA
- a CDS encoding MarR family winged helix-turn-helix transcriptional regulator, whose product MDEKQHFFHIVSQTSRKFTKKFNERVSPTGLFSAQWAVIFRINQTGPCTQTELCQYLNVESPTMTRTLTRMETMGWIIRTEGKDRREKLISLSETALEMIPVWQEEVDAFEEKALQGIHKDDLHNAFEVLQTVIKNLND is encoded by the coding sequence ATGGACGAAAAACAGCATTTTTTTCACATTGTCAGTCAAACTTCTCGAAAGTTTACAAAAAAATTTAATGAACGTGTTTCACCAACAGGCTTATTTAGTGCGCAATGGGCTGTCATCTTCCGAATCAATCAAACTGGCCCTTGTACCCAAACTGAGTTATGCCAATACTTAAATGTTGAATCACCAACAATGACACGCACACTAACACGTATGGAAACGATGGGCTGGATTATTCGAACCGAAGGAAAAGATCGCCGTGAAAAACTCATTTCCTTATCGGAAACAGCGCTAGAAATGATTCCAGTATGGCAAGAAGAAGTGGATGCTTTTGAGGAAAAAGCTTTGCAAGGCATTCATAAAGACGATTTGCACAATGCATTTGAAGTACTACAAACCGTTATAAAAAATTTAAATGATTAA
- a CDS encoding MFS transporter: protein MQSERLWTKDFLGTCFSSLFLFLTFYMLMTTLPVYVIDGLKGRPEEIGLVATVFLISSVLCRPFTGKWLDDLGRKKILFISLSLFLAATVMYFGAQSLFLLLALRFLHGIGFGMATTATGTIVTDVAPSHRRGEALAYFGVFMSLPMVIGPFLGLTIISHFSFTVLFIVCSIFSLLAFLLGLFVNIPHEKPVNKQKQERMKWKDLLEPSSIPIALTGFVLAFSYSGILSFIPIYAKELGLEDIASYFFIVYALVVVLSRPFTGKIFDRFGENILVYPSIIIFTIGMFILSQAQTSPWFLGAGVLIGLGYGTLIPSFQTIAISAAPNHRRGSATATYFSFFDSGIGFGSFILGIVAARSSYHNMYFIAAIIVAFTLLLYYGLHGRKQKFKKQQTDGQISA, encoded by the coding sequence ATGCAAAGTGAGAGACTTTGGACGAAAGACTTCCTTGGAACTTGTTTTAGTAGTCTTTTTCTCTTTTTAACGTTTTACATGCTTATGACTACCCTGCCTGTCTATGTCATAGACGGCTTAAAAGGAAGACCAGAAGAGATTGGTTTAGTGGCAACCGTTTTCCTTATTTCTTCTGTTTTATGTAGACCATTCACAGGAAAATGGCTTGATGATTTAGGTAGAAAAAAAATATTATTTATTTCTCTTTCACTATTTTTAGCCGCTACTGTTATGTATTTCGGAGCACAAAGTTTATTTTTATTGCTTGCTCTTCGTTTCTTACACGGTATTGGATTTGGAATGGCAACGACAGCTACAGGAACAATTGTAACAGATGTTGCTCCGTCGCATCGCCGTGGTGAAGCACTTGCTTATTTCGGTGTATTTATGAGTTTACCGATGGTAATCGGTCCTTTTTTAGGTTTAACAATTATTTCTCATTTTTCATTTACTGTACTATTTATAGTATGTTCTATCTTTTCATTATTGGCATTTTTATTAGGCTTATTTGTAAATATTCCACATGAAAAACCAGTAAATAAACAAAAACAAGAAAGAATGAAATGGAAAGACTTACTTGAACCATCTTCTATTCCGATTGCTCTTACAGGATTTGTTCTAGCGTTTTCTTATAGTGGTATTTTATCCTTTATACCTATTTATGCAAAAGAGCTTGGTTTAGAAGATATCGCAAGTTACTTCTTTATTGTATATGCACTTGTTGTTGTGCTTTCTCGTCCATTTACAGGAAAAATATTTGATCGTTTCGGTGAAAATATACTTGTCTATCCATCTATTATTATCTTTACAATTGGGATGTTTATTTTAAGTCAAGCGCAAACTTCACCTTGGTTCCTCGGTGCAGGAGTTTTAATCGGTTTAGGATATGGAACTTTAATTCCAAGTTTCCAAACAATCGCTATTTCTGCAGCCCCAAACCATCGACGTGGTTCAGCAACTGCTACTTATTTTTCATTCTTTGATAGTGGTATCGGATTTGGCTCTTTCATTTTAGGTATCGTCGCTGCAAGATCCAGTTATCATAATATGTATTTTATTGCAGCTATTATCGTTGCATTTACTTTACTTCTTTATTATGGATTACATGGCAGAAAACAAAAATTCAAGAAGCAACAGACAGACGGACAAATATCTGCTTAA
- a CDS encoding serine hydrolase domain-containing protein, whose amino-acid sequence MNFKKSPLLLLMLTLLFVITGLGFTFFKHNKTAPSKENVTKENWLNDPYLRWSYTHMKEFTLINEVKNNPIQITPFPTALQNLDDFSVKRGYGNTIPLKKLLDQNKTDAFVVVHNGKLVYEQYFNGYKQNEPHGMASLAKVFTGALIQSLTEEKRIDVNKTAETYIKELRNTPFGEATIQQLMDMQVSVEYPTHGYMQPGLENQDAQLYLASNILPRGKNYDGPMKIYDMLREAEETASPGSSFSYNNGSTETLAWIIRTITGKSLAENVSERIWSQIGMEENAYYVTDETKIEQASAGLNATARDMARFGQLLLNNGQYKGKQVIPASIAESVENVQEGELAIGQGASISYHNQWWIPHNEQGAFEVLGSYGQSLYIDPKANMVIVHFSSNAAPSNEIHSIYSNMYVDIAKHLENLSQE is encoded by the coding sequence ATGAATTTTAAGAAATCTCCCCTGCTATTACTTATGCTGACATTATTATTCGTAATTACAGGGCTTGGTTTTACTTTTTTCAAACACAATAAAACAGCTCCATCTAAAGAAAACGTGACGAAAGAAAATTGGTTAAACGACCCTTACTTACGTTGGTCCTATACACATATGAAAGAATTCACGTTAATTAACGAAGTGAAAAACAATCCAATACAAATAACTCCCTTCCCGACTGCGTTACAAAACTTAGATGATTTCTCTGTTAAACGCGGGTATGGAAATACGATTCCTTTAAAAAAACTATTAGATCAAAATAAAACAGATGCATTTGTCGTTGTGCATAATGGAAAGCTTGTTTATGAGCAATATTTCAACGGGTATAAACAAAATGAGCCGCACGGAATGGCGTCTTTAGCTAAAGTATTTACCGGTGCACTTATACAATCTTTAACTGAAGAAAAGCGTATTGATGTAAATAAAACTGCTGAAACTTACATAAAAGAATTACGTAATACACCATTTGGAGAAGCGACAATTCAGCAACTAATGGATATGCAAGTATCCGTTGAATACCCTACACACGGATATATGCAACCAGGATTAGAAAACCAAGATGCACAGCTTTATTTAGCTAGCAATATCCTTCCACGGGGCAAAAATTATGATGGCCCTATGAAAATTTATGATATGTTACGAGAGGCTGAAGAAACTGCATCACCAGGTTCATCTTTTTCTTATAATAACGGTTCAACCGAAACACTTGCTTGGATTATTCGAACTATTACGGGAAAATCATTAGCTGAAAATGTAAGTGAACGAATTTGGTCACAAATTGGTATGGAAGAAAACGCTTATTACGTAACAGATGAGACAAAGATCGAACAAGCTAGTGCCGGTTTAAATGCAACTGCGAGAGACATGGCACGCTTTGGTCAATTACTTTTAAATAACGGTCAATATAAAGGAAAGCAAGTTATCCCTGCCTCTATTGCAGAAAGTGTAGAAAATGTACAAGAAGGTGAGCTTGCTATTGGACAGGGCGCTTCTATTTCTTATCATAATCAATGGTGGATTCCGCATAATGAACAAGGTGCTTTTGAAGTGTTAGGAAGTTATGGTCAATCTCTTTATATAGATCCGAAAGCGAATATGGTCATTGTACATTTCTCATCTAATGCCGCTCCGAGCAATGAGATACATTCTATTTATTCAAATATGTATGTTGATATCGCAAAACATTTAGAAAATCTTTCACAGGAGTGA
- a CDS encoding CcdC family protein: MSLAVLSSIIALCMAVGMMFLRLKSAKKPVTLKKIILPPIFMSTGASMYFLPEFRLTTTEILEAVIVGLFFSIFLIKTSKFEMRGKDIYLIPSKAFIVILVGLLVVRIAFKSYLSQSIDLGQLSGMFFLLAFAMIVSWRIGMYRSFIKLQREMQFVDKSL, translated from the coding sequence ATGAGCTTAGCTGTTCTATCAAGTATTATTGCTCTTTGTATGGCTGTTGGAATGATGTTTCTACGCTTAAAATCAGCAAAGAAACCTGTAACACTTAAAAAAATTATACTCCCACCAATTTTTATGAGTACGGGAGCTTCTATGTACTTCTTACCAGAATTTCGATTAACAACAACAGAAATTCTAGAAGCAGTTATCGTTGGTTTATTTTTCTCTATTTTTCTTATTAAAACGTCAAAATTTGAAATGCGTGGAAAAGACATCTATTTAATACCTTCTAAAGCATTTATAGTTATTTTAGTCGGTTTACTTGTTGTTCGCATTGCTTTTAAATCATATTTAAGTCAATCAATTGATTTAGGACAATTAAGCGGTATGTTCTTCTTACTCGCTTTTGCGATGATCGTCTCTTGGAGAATTGGAATGTACCGTTCATTTATAAAATTGCAGCGGGAAATGCAGTTTGTAGACAAAAGCCTTTAA
- a CDS encoding DUF2871 domain-containing protein, producing MKKLYNASFTYLIIGLLSGIFAREYAKVQGIQGTTLLNLLHKHVLVLGFLFFLIALALSKSFAFHEAKSFNMWFIVYNVGLILTVSSMAARGLLQINGTDFKGLSHIAGMSHSIIGAGLVWFMILLKKSYKG from the coding sequence ATGAAAAAGTTATATAATGCATCGTTCACATATTTAATTATCGGTTTACTATCAGGTATATTTGCAAGAGAATATGCAAAAGTACAAGGAATTCAAGGCACTACTCTTCTGAACCTTTTGCACAAACATGTACTAGTTCTTGGATTTTTATTCTTTTTAATTGCCTTAGCCTTATCAAAATCATTTGCATTCCATGAAGCAAAAAGTTTTAACATGTGGTTTATCGTCTATAATGTAGGATTGATTTTAACAGTTTCTTCAATGGCGGCCCGCGGACTTCTTCAAATCAATGGAACTGATTTTAAAGGATTAAGTCATATTGCAGGAATGTCTCATTCTATCATCGGTGCCGGTCTCGTTTGGTTTATGATTCTATTAAAGAAATCATACAAAGGATAA
- a CDS encoding HsmA family protein — translation MLASAITFITAALIFYTIGVWSEKFQKTLKLWHVIIFWLGLACDTIGTTLMEKMAEAGSLFSFHGITGLSAILLMLFHAVWATIVLIKKDTKMMTTFHTLSVIVWFIWLIPYISGLIYGMTNSF, via the coding sequence GTGTTAGCATCTGCTATTACATTTATTACAGCTGCACTCATTTTTTATACAATCGGAGTATGGAGTGAAAAATTTCAAAAGACATTAAAATTGTGGCATGTCATTATTTTCTGGCTTGGATTAGCATGTGATACGATTGGGACCACATTAATGGAGAAAATGGCAGAAGCAGGATCCCTATTCAGCTTCCATGGAATAACAGGCTTATCGGCAATTTTACTTATGCTATTTCATGCTGTTTGGGCAACAATTGTGTTAATAAAAAAAGATACAAAAATGATGACAACATTCCACACACTAAGTGTTATCGTATGGTTCATTTGGCTAATTCCATATATTTCTGGACTTATATACGGAATGACAAATAGCTTTTAA